The nucleotide sequence TAGGAGCTGCAAAAGGGCTTGAGTATCTCCACGAAAAGGCAAACCCTCCGGTGATATATCGAGATTTTAAATCGTCGAATGTACTGCTCAACAGAGATTTCGAAGTAAAACTATCAGATTTTGGTTTGGCAAAACTTGGTTCGGTTGGTGACACACAAAATGCATCGTCCCGAGTTACGGGAACCTACGGTTATTGTGCTCCTGAGTATCAGAAAACCGGTCACCTTACGGTTAAATCTGATGTGTATAGTTTTGGAGTCGTGTTGTTGGAACTCATAACCGGTAAACGTGTTATTGACACAACGAGACCGAGTTATGAGCAAAACCTTATCACTTGGGTAACTCTCTTTTCACTTATACAGTTATACATACTTAACATTCATACAAACCTGACCGGTTGGCATTTCTTGAGGTTCATTTAACTTATGTATTTATAACCGTGGTTTAGGCACAACCGATTTTCAGAAAACCAAATAGATTCCCGGAGCTAGCTGATCCACTCCTTCGAGGCGAGTTCCCGGAAAAAAGTCTAAACCAAGCTATAGCAGTAGCGGCAATGTGTCTGCATGAAGAACCAATAGTTCGACCATTAATCAGCGATGTCGTTACCGCCTTAAGTTTTATGAGTACAGAAACCGATTCATCATCTGGTTTCACGGGTAGCGTCCTAAAATTTCAACCTTCGTCTGGTAAAATTCAAACAGTGGAGGACCTGCTTCAATATTAGTCACCTCCAAGACAAAGAGATGTGAACTTGCTACTATAAAGACTTTTACAAAACGTTTCgaaacttatttattttctttcttttcatttatttatttatttatataaataatactgtatagttaaatattcacgccatgtttttttttggccgTTTAAGCCATGATATATATAGAGttttaccaaaataaattaaaattgaatattttccCTTAGAATATGATATTTTGATGAAACGGTAAATAAAATGACACTATTTAATCTGATATTTTTTGAGACTAAAGACTCTTATATTATTCAAACAGGTGGTATGAAAATTTAAATCAGAAtagaaaaacaaacataaaaaaatctatatgaGCAGATCTTGCAGTTAGGACTGGACATTTTATCCGGACCCGAGGACCCGATCCGAAATCGACCCAAAAAATCCTGACCCAATCCATAATCAACCTGATCTTTTTACCCTAGTGGGTCTTGTTGTGAAAGACATGCGGGTCTTGTTGTGAAAGACCCGCGGATCaaagaaaaacattatttgGAATGACTTTCACCGGTAAGGACGGCTGCTCTTTTTGAGTTGTTGTATCGGAAAGTCCAATGAATTCCCGTAAACAAACAGGGGAACTCTGATTCTCGTACAATCAACATTTTCTTGGAccgacccgacccgaacccgagaCCCGAGTGGGGTACCCAAAAGTCTGAAACTTCTAGTATATATTAGGTATATATGGGTGTTTCAGTTTATTTTTGGTataatgtgtattttttttctaagtttCAAATCTTAGTTTTTGGGtatggttttggatttcggataaaaatctagattttcaaaaatataattcggATAATCAGATAAAATTTCGGATATTTTTCATGTCCTTGGATCAGATTTTAGacaaaatttatcatatttttcgagtatttaaatatttttaggtatttTCTATGTGTTTTTAGGTATATTTTGGGGTTGGACCCGACATGACCCATCCGTAACCGAACTGAATCCGAATTGATAACCTCTAATTACCATATTGGGTCTAACTATCTAAAACCCGATCTGACCCGGACCCAAGAAGACCCGAACCGTTAATTTCAAATTACCATATTAGGTCCTAAACTTTTAGACCCGAAGGACCCGGACCCACAACGACCTGA is from Brassica napus cultivar Da-Ae chromosome A4, Da-Ae, whole genome shotgun sequence and encodes:
- the LOC106448181 gene encoding probable serine/threonine-protein kinase PBL24 — its product is MSCFLGSTTNSKSRENEGSSMVAGYEQQNPQWNDRGQITSWESVAISKESPINIEAKSYTFRELAAATNSFKQEFLIGEGGFGRVYKGKLEKTGQVVAVKQLDRNRLQGNREFLLEISALSTLNHPNLVDLIGYCVDGDQRLLVYEFMPLGSLEDHLLVKPDAAPGQQPLDWNTRIRIVLGAAKGLEYLHEKANPPVIYRDFKSSNVLLNRDFEVKLSDFGLAKLGSVGDTQNASSRVTGTYGYCAPEYQKTGHLTVKSDVYSFGVVLLELITGKRVIDTTRPSYEQNLITWAQPIFRKPNRFPELADPLLRGEFPEKSLNQAIAVAAMCLHEEPIVRPLISDVVTALSFMSTETDSSSGFTGSVLKFQPSSGKIQTVEDLLQY